A window from Kwoniella pini CBS 10737 chromosome 1, complete sequence encodes these proteins:
- a CDS encoding transaldolase has protein sequence MTNALDALKATGTVVVSDTGDFGSIDAFKPQDATTNPSLILAATKLEKYAKLIDPAVEYAKKKGGDIDTQAENALDRLLVEFGSEILKIIPGRVSTEVDAKFSFDTQATINKAHQIIALYKEQGISSDRVLIKIASTYEGIQAAKKLEEEGIHCNLTLLFGFGQAVAAAEAGVTLISPFVGRILDWYKKANPDTTYNSETDPGVKSVQKIFNYYKQHGYKTIVMGASFRNIGEITALAGCDYLTIAPKLLEELAKSNDPVPKKLDAKDADSAPIEKVSYLNDELKFKWALFEDQMAFEKLHEGIRGFAKDGQTLKDLIKAKLE, from the exons ATGACCAACGCTCTTGACGCCCTCAAAGC CACCGGTACCGTTGTCGTATCTGACACTGGAGATTTCGGATCTATCGATGCATTCAAACCCCAAGATGCTACTACCAACCCTTCCCTCAT TCTTGCCGCTACCAAGCTCGAGAAGTACGCTAAGCTCATCGACCCAGCTGTAGAGTACGCTAAGAAGAAGGGAGG TGATATCGATACCCAAGCTGAGAATGCTCTTGATCGACTTCTCGTTGAATTCGGTTCTGAAATCCTCAAGATCATCCCAGGTAGAGTTTCCACCGAAGTTGATGCCAAATTCTCCTTCGACACCC AAGCCACCATCAATAAAGCTCACCAAATCATCGCTCTTTACAAGGAGCAAGGTATCAGCTCCGACCGAGTTTTGATCAAGATTGCTTCCACATATGAAGGTATCCAAGCCGCCAAGAAGCTCGAGGAAGAGGGTATCCA CTGTAATCTTACCCTCCTTTTCGGTTTCGGTCAAGCCGTCGCTGCCGCTGAAGCTGGTGTTACCCTCATCTCACCTTTCGTTGGACGA attcttGATTGGTACAAGAAGGCCAACCCTGACACTACCTACAACTCTGAGACCGACCCCGGAGTCAAGTCTGTTCAAAAGATCTTCAA CTACTACAAGCAACACGGATACAAGACCATCGTCATGGGTGCTTCTTTCCGAAACATCGGTGAAATTACTGCTCTTGCTGGATGTGATTACTTGACCATCGCTCCTAAACTTTTGGAAGAATTGGCCAAATCCAA CGATCCCGTCCCTAAGAAACTTGATGCTAAAGATGCCGACTCTGCTCCAATTGAGAAAGTTTCTTACCTCAATGACGAActtaaattcaaatgggCTCTCtttgaagatcaaatgGCCTTTGAGAAACTTCACGAAGGTATCAGAGGTTTCGCTAAAGATGGACAAACCCTTAAAGACCTTATCAAAGCCAAGCTTGAATAA
- a CDS encoding adenylate kinase, with protein sequence MASAAGSGSEVEYLKTLVSQLQDKIHTLENKTSSTVSSAIDSAKSAVGLGAPKDAPRMVLIGPPGAGKGTQAPNISGKYCICHLATGDMLRSQVSKQTELGKAAKKIMDQGGLVSDEIMIGMIKKELSENAECKNGFILDGFPRTVPQASKLDAMLKEAKQAIDHAIELKIPDALLISRITGRLVHPASGRSYHKEFNPPKKPMTDDQTGEPLIQRSDDNVETLKKRLTTYHQQTGPVVDYYKSTGVWTPVDAAQSPKLVWASIGKILEGTREGKMVRE encoded by the exons ATGGCTTCAGCTGCTGGTTCCGGTTCAGAGGTTGAATACCTCAAAACCTTGGTTTCTCAA CTCCAAGATAAAATCCATACGTTGGAAAACAAAACTTCCTCAACCGTTTCTTCAGCTATTGATTCCGCCAAATCAGCTGTTGGTTTAGGTGCTCCAAAAGATGCTCCTCGAATGGTTTTGATTGGTCCACCAGGAGCTG GTAAAGGAACTCAAGCACCTAATATTTCTGGAAAATACTGTATTTGTCATTTAGCTACTGGAGATATGTTAAGATCTCAAGTTTCAAAACAAActgaattaggtaaagcAGCAAAGAAAATTATGGATCAAGGTGGTTTAGTTAGTGATGAAATTATGATTGGTATgattaaaaaagaattaagtGAAAATGCAGAATGTAAAAATGG TTTTATTCTTGATGGATTCCCTAGAACTGTTCCACAAGCTTCAAAATTAGATGCAATGTTAAAAGAAGCAAAACAAGCTATTGATCATGCTATTGAACTTAAAATTCCTGATGCACTTTTAATTTCTAGAATTACAGGTAGATTAGTTCATCCAGCTTCAGGCAGAAGTTATCATAAAGAAT TTAACCCACCTAAAAAACCAATGACAGATGATCAAACAGGAGAACCTTTAATTCAAAGATCAGATGATAATGTTGAAACTTTAAAGAAAAGATTAACAacatatcatcaacaaactGGACCTGTTGTAGATTATTATAAATCAACTGGTGTTTGGACACCAGTTGATGCTGCTCAATCACCTAAATTAGTTTGGGCTTCAATTGGTAAAATTTTAGAAGGTACAAGGGAAGGAAAAATGGTTAGAGAGTAA